One Thermoplasma volcanium GSS1 genomic window carries:
- a CDS encoding cob(I)yrinic acid a,c-diamide adenosyltransferase yields the protein MFTRRGDTGETDLASRVRVGKDSPIVEVQGVIDELNAFIGQALVLTKWEDIRKDLFKIQNDLFVLGEDVSTGGKGRVVTREMIDYLEDRVNVLRKEIGKIELFVIPGGTLEATSVHIARTVSRRLERRIVFANHYTDINKNVLIYANRLSSLLFMIAMVSNKRQNVEEKIWPIHLPKDGS from the coding sequence ATGTTTACGAGAAGGGGAGACACAGGAGAAACAGATCTTGCTAGCAGGGTACGAGTGGGTAAAGATTCGCCTATAGTGGAAGTCCAGGGCGTAATAGATGAACTGAACGCGTTTATAGGTCAGGCATTAGTTCTAACGAAGTGGGAAGACATAAGAAAAGATCTATTTAAGATCCAGAACGATCTATTCGTACTAGGAGAAGATGTTTCAACTGGCGGCAAAGGAAGGGTTGTAACCCGCGAAATGATCGACTACCTCGAAGATAGGGTAAACGTACTTCGGAAAGAAATAGGTAAAATAGAGCTATTTGTAATCCCGGGTGGAACACTTGAAGCTACATCTGTACATATAGCAAGGACTGTTTCAAGGCGGTTGGAGAGAAGGATAGTTTTTGCCAACCATTATACTGATATCAACAAAAATGTACTCATATACGCAAATAGGCTTTCCTCACTCCTATTTATGATCGCGATGGTATCCAACAAAAGGCAGAATGTGGAGGAAAAAATATGGCCCATCCATCTGCCAAAAGATGGGTCATAA
- the lpdA gene encoding dihydrolipoyl dehydrogenase, protein MYDAVVLGAGPGGYAAAIRLGQRKKKVAIIEKDKIGGECLNYGCIPSKAIIELANSINYLKEMPGVSINYNVDMKKWQEWKWSMINKLTGGVELLLKAYGVDIFRGTGYIQDKNHVKVNDKVLETDSLVIATGSKPVSINGINDVMYNREVLDLDHIPSSIVIIGGGYIGVEIGIALAKLGSKVTIVEMMPSILPGTDNELVRHVVRRMSQLGINVITGRKVLSTAKNGEVTVKLDDGQELRAEKVLMTVGRIPNTEGFGLENLKLAMDGRFIKTDSRKMTSVKGVYAIGDVSGQPMLAHKAYYEADIAADNICGIDSEVDYRAMPYVIYSDPEIAYTGVKGAKSTRFPVAANGRSLTMNENIGTFNIYYDEKGIVTGAGIAAPHASELISEISLAVESGLMAMDIGLTIHPHPTVSEGVKESAEEVYGKPLHFKL, encoded by the coding sequence ATGTACGACGCAGTTGTACTTGGGGCTGGGCCAGGTGGATACGCTGCGGCCATTAGGCTTGGCCAAAGAAAAAAGAAGGTAGCCATAATAGAGAAGGACAAGATAGGAGGCGAGTGCCTAAACTATGGCTGCATACCATCTAAGGCGATCATCGAGCTTGCTAATTCAATAAATTACCTAAAGGAGATGCCCGGAGTATCGATTAATTACAATGTAGACATGAAAAAATGGCAGGAATGGAAATGGTCCATGATTAACAAGCTTACAGGTGGCGTTGAACTTCTCCTTAAGGCGTATGGCGTTGACATCTTCAGAGGCACAGGATACATACAAGACAAGAACCACGTGAAAGTCAACGATAAGGTTCTTGAGACAGATAGCCTTGTCATAGCTACTGGTTCTAAGCCTGTTTCAATCAACGGGATAAATGATGTGATGTATAACCGCGAAGTCTTAGATCTCGACCATATACCCTCTTCGATTGTTATAATTGGCGGAGGATACATCGGTGTTGAAATAGGAATAGCTCTAGCTAAGCTCGGAAGCAAGGTGACCATAGTTGAGATGATGCCATCAATACTGCCTGGTACGGATAATGAGCTAGTAAGGCACGTAGTAAGGAGGATGTCGCAGTTAGGCATAAACGTAATAACAGGGAGAAAGGTTTTATCTACTGCGAAAAACGGGGAAGTCACTGTTAAATTAGATGATGGACAAGAACTACGCGCCGAAAAGGTGCTCATGACTGTTGGGAGGATCCCAAATACTGAAGGATTCGGACTGGAGAATCTGAAGCTAGCCATGGATGGCCGCTTCATAAAGACCGATTCCAGGAAGATGACGAGTGTGAAAGGAGTTTACGCGATAGGTGATGTTTCAGGACAGCCTATGCTTGCACACAAGGCATACTATGAGGCAGATATCGCTGCGGACAATATATGCGGCATAGATAGCGAAGTTGATTACAGGGCCATGCCCTACGTTATATATTCAGATCCGGAAATAGCCTATACTGGCGTGAAGGGAGCAAAGTCCACAAGGTTTCCTGTCGCTGCAAACGGTAGGTCACTAACAATGAATGAAAACATAGGCACCTTCAACATATACTATGATGAAAAAGGCATAGTGACGGGCGCAGGAATCGCAGCACCTCATGCGAGCGAGCTAATCTCAGAGATATCGCTTGCCGTTGAATCAGGGCTAATGGCAATGGATATAGGTTTAACTATACACCCGCATCCGACCGTTTCAGAAGGCGTTAAGGAGAGCGCAGAAGAGGTTTACGGTAAGCCATTGCACTTCAAATTATGA
- a CDS encoding dihydrolipoamide acetyltransferase family protein, whose product MFLYEFKLPDIGEGVTEGEIVKWDVAEGDEVKKDQDLVEVMTDKVTVKIPSPVNGKISKILYKEGQVVPVGSTLVQIDTGEETSQQTMAEEHAELKPQTTAAQQIAIETVPAGKVLASPAVRRIARENGIDLAKVKGTGDNGRVTLDDLDAYMRGETKAKAPEKPIEAAKPAEVPPVQRSPGREEILEMHGLRRIIFDKMTKAKQIMPHFTVVEKVDVTGMISIIESAKSSGKKVTITGYIARIVPIVLKQYPYLNAIYDEANRRYLIKKYYNIGIAVDTPDGLNVFVVKDADRKSMYEITAEITDKAERARNNQLKIDEVQDSTFTITNVGTIGGVLSTPIINYPEVAILGVHRVMDENGKKIMYLSLSCDHRLIDGAVATRFIMDLKKIIEDPNSLIYEM is encoded by the coding sequence ATGTTTTTGTACGAATTTAAGCTTCCAGACATAGGAGAAGGCGTAACTGAAGGCGAAATAGTTAAATGGGACGTTGCTGAAGGTGATGAAGTAAAAAAGGATCAGGACCTTGTAGAGGTAATGACTGACAAAGTCACCGTTAAAATACCATCCCCCGTAAATGGCAAGATCTCTAAGATACTCTACAAAGAGGGGCAAGTTGTTCCTGTCGGCTCCACATTGGTCCAGATAGATACAGGCGAAGAGACCTCACAGCAAACTATGGCAGAAGAACATGCCGAATTAAAGCCGCAGACTACGGCAGCGCAGCAGATCGCAATTGAAACGGTGCCAGCAGGGAAAGTTCTTGCCAGTCCTGCTGTTAGGAGAATTGCCAGGGAGAATGGCATAGACCTAGCTAAGGTAAAAGGGACTGGCGATAACGGCAGAGTTACGTTGGACGATCTCGATGCATACATGAGAGGCGAAACTAAGGCCAAGGCCCCAGAAAAACCCATAGAGGCTGCAAAGCCGGCAGAAGTACCGCCTGTGCAAAGATCACCGGGCAGAGAAGAGATACTGGAGATGCACGGACTCAGGCGCATAATATTCGACAAGATGACAAAGGCAAAGCAGATCATGCCTCATTTCACCGTAGTAGAAAAGGTGGATGTTACAGGCATGATATCCATAATAGAATCAGCAAAATCCAGCGGAAAAAAGGTGACTATTACTGGATACATAGCAAGGATAGTACCAATTGTGCTGAAACAGTATCCATACCTGAACGCAATATACGATGAAGCGAACAGGAGATACCTTATAAAGAAATACTATAATATTGGTATAGCTGTAGATACTCCTGATGGGCTCAACGTATTTGTTGTTAAAGACGCAGACAGAAAGAGCATGTACGAGATTACCGCAGAAATAACGGATAAAGCTGAGCGGGCCAGGAATAATCAGCTTAAGATCGATGAGGTGCAGGATTCGACCTTTACAATAACAAATGTAGGCACAATAGGCGGAGTGCTTTCTACGCCAATAATAAACTATCCTGAAGTTGCTATACTTGGCGTACACAGGGTAATGGATGAAAATGGGAAAAAGATAATGTATCTATCGCTTTCTTGCGACCATAGGCTGATCGATGGAGCTGTTGCTACAAGGTTCATTATGGATCTCAAAAAAATTATTGAGGATCCTAACTCTTTGATATACGAGATGTAA
- a CDS encoding alpha-ketoacid dehydrogenase subunit beta, translating into MNIVQALNNAMDIKMAEDNDVVVLGEDVGKDGGVFRVTDGLLAKYGPERVIDTPLTELGIVGMAIGMAVNGLKPIPEIQFQDFIYTAMDQIINQMAKIRYRSGGDYTVPLVLRTPVGGGIKGGLYHSQSGETYFAHTAGLTVVSPSNPYDAKGLLISSIESPDPVIFLEPKRLYRSQKADVPEDKYTVPLRKANLLREGNSVTLVTYGSMVPTVLSTVDKNGIDADVVDLRTIAPLDKDTIISSVKKTGRVVIVHEAPRTLGVGAEVSAMISERAIEYLYAPILRITGPDTPFPYRLEDYYLPNEQRIMAAIKKVMEYR; encoded by the coding sequence ATGAACATTGTTCAGGCGCTTAACAACGCAATGGATATAAAGATGGCCGAGGACAATGATGTTGTTGTACTCGGGGAAGATGTTGGAAAGGACGGAGGAGTCTTCAGAGTTACAGATGGGCTCCTCGCCAAGTATGGTCCAGAGAGAGTCATTGATACTCCTCTCACAGAACTCGGCATAGTGGGAATGGCAATAGGCATGGCTGTCAACGGTTTAAAGCCGATACCTGAGATCCAGTTCCAGGACTTCATTTACACCGCAATGGATCAAATAATAAATCAGATGGCAAAGATAAGGTACAGATCTGGTGGAGATTACACAGTGCCGCTTGTCCTTAGGACTCCTGTTGGAGGCGGGATAAAAGGTGGCCTTTACCATTCACAGAGCGGCGAAACTTATTTCGCCCACACAGCTGGGCTTACCGTTGTTTCACCTTCCAACCCCTATGACGCTAAGGGCCTCCTGATATCTTCAATAGAATCACCAGACCCTGTTATATTCCTTGAACCAAAGAGGCTTTACAGGTCGCAGAAGGCCGATGTACCAGAAGATAAGTATACCGTGCCTCTGCGCAAGGCAAATCTGCTTAGAGAAGGCAACAGCGTCACACTAGTAACTTACGGGTCCATGGTTCCTACTGTGCTGAGCACAGTAGACAAGAATGGTATAGATGCGGATGTCGTTGATCTACGAACAATAGCGCCACTCGATAAGGACACTATAATCTCTTCCGTTAAGAAGACCGGTAGGGTTGTTATCGTACATGAGGCACCGCGTACCCTCGGTGTCGGTGCAGAGGTCTCGGCCATGATATCCGAGAGGGCAATAGAATACCTTTACGCACCCATACTGAGGATTACCGGCCCAGATACTCCGTTCCCATACAGGCTGGAAGATTACTATCTCCCCAACGAACAAAGGATAATGGCTGCTATAAAGAAAGTGATGGAATACAGGTGA
- a CDS encoding thiamine pyrophosphate-dependent dehydrogenase E1 component subunit alpha, with protein sequence MTEVLDQDQKSLYVKGFTSMVLGRLFDKKVITAQRQGLVGFYTPMMGQEATQAGAAMALSKQDLVYGYYRDVTLLIYLGYPIEKIFDQIMGNAEDTSKGRQMPSHYSAKAVNFMSVPSPVATNLPLAVGAAYAKKYRKEDGIVITSFGDGGTSTPDFHAAMNFASVYDLPVVFLCENNGWAISFPVERQTKAEIYKKAEAYGMKGVYVDGNDFIKTYNAVKEAVEYARSGNPILVEARSYRMGPHSTSDDPSKYRQNEVKEGDENDPLVIAEKAVISKGILSQSEVNRIKDESRKMIDEKFEERLKIPAPDPSTLFDDVYSETTWVIEEERGDILRR encoded by the coding sequence ATGACTGAAGTTTTAGATCAGGACCAGAAGAGCCTGTACGTCAAAGGCTTTACTTCTATGGTTCTCGGGCGGTTGTTTGACAAAAAGGTTATCACAGCACAGAGGCAGGGCCTCGTTGGCTTCTATACCCCTATGATGGGACAGGAGGCAACACAGGCAGGGGCGGCCATGGCACTCTCAAAGCAGGATCTTGTCTACGGATACTACCGGGACGTTACTCTCCTCATATACCTTGGATATCCAATTGAAAAGATATTCGACCAGATAATGGGAAATGCAGAGGATACCTCCAAGGGGAGGCAAATGCCTAGCCATTACAGCGCTAAGGCCGTTAATTTTATGTCAGTACCGAGCCCGGTAGCAACAAACCTTCCACTTGCAGTAGGTGCTGCATACGCTAAGAAATATAGAAAGGAGGATGGCATTGTAATTACCAGCTTCGGAGATGGAGGCACTTCAACGCCTGATTTCCATGCAGCCATGAATTTCGCTTCAGTGTACGATCTGCCTGTCGTTTTTCTCTGTGAGAATAACGGCTGGGCTATATCGTTCCCTGTAGAGAGGCAGACTAAGGCTGAAATCTACAAAAAGGCTGAAGCGTACGGCATGAAGGGTGTTTACGTTGATGGAAACGACTTCATAAAAACTTACAATGCCGTAAAGGAGGCTGTTGAATACGCAAGATCAGGAAATCCGATACTTGTCGAGGCCAGGAGCTATAGGATGGGCCCCCACTCAACTTCTGACGATCCAAGCAAGTACAGGCAAAATGAGGTAAAGGAGGGGGACGAGAACGATCCCCTTGTAATAGCAGAAAAGGCAGTTATCTCTAAAGGAATATTAAGCCAGTCAGAAGTTAACAGGATAAAGGATGAATCTAGAAAGATGATAGACGAAAAGTTTGAAGAGAGGCTTAAAATACCAGCCCCAGACCCTTCAACGTTGTTTGATGATGTATACTCCGAGACCACATGGGTTATTGAAGAAGAGAGGGGTGATATATTACGCAGATGA
- the map gene encoding type II methionyl aminopeptidase encodes MDEDVKRKYIEAGRIGREALELARTLIEPGTKLLDVAEAMEKFVIEQGAKPAFPVNLSINNDAAHYTPASGDKKVFKTGDVVKVDFGAHIDGYMSDTAITLEVGESGKHSDLIDATREALDAAISLVRPMRSVNEIGGRIADVIGSFGFKPVRNLGGHGVERYDLHATLFIPNYDDGNVVRLQPDHAIAIEPFASTGIGMIHSGPPGNIYILDAPKVREDEVIYKNFRTLPFAERWLAGLVEDHKTYLKSMVSSREVSPFPILREHNNTLISQAEHTILVLNDEIIVTTRK; translated from the coding sequence TTGGATGAAGATGTAAAGAGGAAATATATTGAAGCTGGAAGAATAGGACGAGAGGCGCTAGAACTAGCCAGAACACTTATAGAGCCAGGGACAAAGCTGCTCGATGTAGCTGAAGCTATGGAAAAATTTGTAATTGAACAGGGAGCTAAGCCTGCATTTCCAGTTAACCTGTCAATCAACAACGATGCAGCACACTACACCCCAGCATCTGGCGACAAGAAGGTCTTTAAGACAGGCGACGTCGTTAAGGTCGATTTTGGGGCGCACATAGACGGTTATATGTCCGATACTGCCATAACCCTTGAGGTCGGAGAATCTGGAAAGCATTCGGATCTTATCGATGCTACACGTGAAGCACTCGATGCAGCTATTTCCCTGGTCAGGCCTATGAGGAGCGTCAACGAGATAGGGGGAAGGATTGCGGATGTCATTGGATCTTTTGGCTTCAAACCAGTAAGAAATCTTGGTGGACATGGAGTAGAAAGGTACGATCTGCACGCAACACTATTTATTCCAAACTACGATGACGGAAACGTTGTAAGGTTGCAGCCAGATCACGCCATTGCAATTGAACCATTTGCATCGACCGGAATAGGGATGATACACTCAGGCCCGCCTGGAAACATATACATACTTGATGCACCGAAGGTAAGAGAAGATGAGGTAATTTACAAGAATTTCAGAACGCTCCCATTCGCTGAACGCTGGCTCGCTGGTCTAGTTGAAGACCATAAAACGTATTTGAAATCGATGGTCTCCAGCAGAGAAGTTTCACCATTTCCGATACTTAGAGAACACAACAACACCCTGATATCACAGGCTGAACATACTATACTTGTACTCAATGATGAAATTATCGTGACGACGAGAAAATAA
- a CDS encoding DUF3834 domain-containing protein — translation MDVGMPFAGPVSFPLLVIEEELPFRIHNICSETGKFDVVLDSITNMPKYGLKIFAGVRIDMYSILGDESSGRIYTLRKGTLADFNARILAYYDKAQVINADGDTCIKMANEGYSALVGNEISIGKSFRNRMKELGLDLPSCAMASTRRIDEVIEAYEQGIDFIKNNHERAAEIISKKSGYYSEEVMKKIIGIYGHEVTKKRAELVGSRELYSRVVPELNDIEIIG, via the coding sequence ATGGACGTAGGCATGCCATTTGCAGGCCCGGTTTCTTTTCCGCTACTTGTGATAGAAGAGGAGCTGCCCTTCAGGATACACAACATTTGTTCCGAAACGGGGAAATTCGATGTCGTGTTGGATTCCATAACAAATATGCCAAAGTATGGTTTAAAAATATTTGCAGGCGTAAGGATAGACATGTACTCTATTCTTGGAGACGAATCCTCTGGACGGATATACACACTTAGAAAGGGTACTCTCGCTGACTTTAACGCCAGAATACTGGCTTATTACGATAAGGCCCAGGTAATAAATGCAGACGGAGACACCTGCATAAAGATGGCTAATGAAGGCTATTCAGCACTTGTGGGAAACGAAATTTCTATAGGGAAGAGCTTTAGGAATAGGATGAAAGAACTTGGACTTGACCTGCCTTCATGCGCCATGGCTTCTACGAGAAGGATAGATGAGGTTATTGAAGCATACGAACAGGGTATAGATTTTATAAAAAATAACCATGAAAGGGCTGCAGAGATCATATCAAAAAAATCAGGATACTACAGCGAAGAGGTCATGAAGAAGATAATAGGTATCTACGGGCACGAAGTGACTAAGAAAAGGGCTGAATTAGTAGGATCGAGGGAACTTTATTCTCGCGTAGTACCAGAATTGAATGATATCGAAATAATAGGGTGA
- the cas2 gene encoding CRISPR-associated endonuclease Cas2, producing the protein MYLIVVYDVDESRVNKVNKYLKRYLLWRQNSVFEGEISENLIDSMIKGITKIIKDEDSIIIYKFKVKSYIDNIIIGNDKGNTSNMI; encoded by the coding sequence ATGTATTTAATAGTTGTTTATGATGTTGATGAGTCCAGGGTAAACAAAGTAAATAAATATTTAAAGAGGTACTTATTATGGAGGCAGAATTCTGTCTTTGAGGGCGAAATTTCAGAAAATTTGATCGATTCCATGATCAAAGGCATCACAAAAATTATAAAAGATGAGGATTCGATAATTATATACAAATTTAAGGTTAAAAGCTATATCGATAATATAATCATAGGCAATGATAAAGGGAATACTTCAAATATGATATAA
- the cas1b gene encoding type I-B CRISPR-associated endonuclease Cas1b translates to MYNFYITQDGTITREGNTLYFIGPDFKRHLPVMNVQEIIISAKVSLSSWALDYLSKLGIIVHIISTNGKYMSSLIPGNRNERGNTTVQQVKAYLSDKRFKIAAEMVNGIKNNILANLRYYSDNNEITKYIKAIESYNPDYNSNDINKILGVEGNIWSTYYSAFPFIYKKYPDFKREFYPPKDELNAMISYGNALLYATVLTKIFITGLNPSISFLHEPSERSFSLALDIADIFKPVIVERTIANLVNKNIMAHDSFRFEDNGCYLSLNGRRKFIEYYNEKLNTVIKIGNNYLSYNNIIEREAYNLLNAIRNDEDYKSFRSRS, encoded by the coding sequence ATGTACAATTTTTATATAACACAGGATGGCACAATAACCAGAGAAGGCAACACATTGTATTTTATTGGTCCAGACTTTAAAAGGCATTTGCCTGTAATGAATGTTCAAGAAATCATAATTTCTGCCAAAGTTTCATTATCATCATGGGCATTAGATTATTTGTCTAAATTAGGTATTATTGTGCATATAATTTCTACAAACGGAAAGTACATGTCATCGTTAATACCAGGGAATAGGAATGAAAGAGGAAATACTACTGTTCAACAGGTAAAAGCCTATTTATCAGATAAAAGATTTAAAATTGCAGCTGAAATGGTTAATGGTATTAAAAATAATATATTAGCTAATTTAAGATACTACAGTGATAACAATGAAATTACTAAGTATATTAAAGCTATTGAATCATATAACCCTGATTATAATTCCAATGATATAAATAAAATTTTAGGCGTAGAAGGAAATATATGGTCAACTTATTATTCAGCATTCCCATTTATTTATAAGAAATATCCGGACTTTAAAAGGGAGTTTTATCCACCAAAAGACGAATTAAATGCCATGATATCATATGGAAATGCATTATTGTATGCGACTGTATTAACTAAGATTTTTATTACGGGTCTGAATCCATCTATAAGTTTTTTACACGAACCTTCTGAAAGGTCATTTTCCTTAGCTTTGGATATTGCGGATATCTTTAAGCCTGTTATTGTTGAAAGGACAATTGCGAACTTGGTAAATAAAAATATAATGGCACACGATTCTTTTCGTTTCGAGGATAATGGATGTTATTTATCATTAAATGGAAGAAGAAAGTTTATTGAATATTACAATGAAAAATTAAACACGGTAATAAAAATTGGCAACAATTACCTTTCATATAATAATATAATTGAGAGGGAGGCTTATAATTTATTAAATGCAATAAGAAATGATGAAGATTATAAATCCTTCAGGAGTAGATCTTGA
- a CDS encoding CRISPR-associated protein Csx14, with the protein MKTLLINPMGTSPMVATEMYEYLKDEISDVILIYTDNKYVKAGTLAAKASLEDKFHAHVHLQKLDFDDIRSDNDMIKFIKVISETVKKEKYQFGTEKIIVNASGGRKIETIILSVYASIFSFDEVYNIINKSVTSYNEEYEKIKDKISEFDDENYKDKYKEYKDLLDHVFYPDMNDLYFLKVPVVKLPKDEINNIKAALTSSSREYSDLADYKLKSYKDSGFITYDNSRIYRTELGDIILSYLE; encoded by the coding sequence TTGAAAACATTATTAATAAATCCAATGGGTACTTCGCCTATGGTGGCTACTGAAATGTATGAGTATTTAAAAGATGAGATATCCGACGTTATTTTGATTTATACAGATAATAAATACGTTAAGGCCGGTACTTTAGCGGCAAAAGCATCATTAGAAGATAAATTCCATGCCCATGTGCACTTGCAAAAACTTGATTTTGATGACATAAGGTCAGATAATGACATGATAAAATTCATAAAAGTAATATCAGAGACAGTGAAAAAAGAAAAATATCAATTTGGAACAGAAAAGATTATAGTAAATGCATCTGGCGGCAGAAAAATTGAAACAATAATATTATCAGTATATGCGTCTATATTCTCATTTGATGAAGTGTATAATATCATAAATAAAAGTGTAACTAGTTATAATGAGGAATATGAAAAAATAAAAGACAAAATATCAGAATTTGACGATGAAAATTATAAAGATAAGTACAAAGAGTATAAGGATTTACTTGACCATGTTTTTTATCCAGATATGAATGATTTATATTTTCTAAAAGTTCCCGTTGTTAAATTGCCTAAAGATGAAATAAACAATATAAAAGCAGCATTAACATCAAGTAGCAGAGAATACTCTGATTTAGCCGATTATAAATTAAAATCGTATAAAGACTCGGGCTTTATTACATATGATAATTCAAGAATATATAGAACGGAGTTGGGGGATATAATATTGAGTTATCTAGAATAA
- the csm5 gene encoding type III-A CRISPR-associated RAMP protein Csm5 encodes MEVQLKVSSPVLIGNDYVNVTNMIINKDSLYMLDMDKLIDNEPKIDQLAEYFLSYKSSDKDEYSKYNEIKRFYNNINAENYKIEPEIKGDKEFYEVINSNDNKFLKAKDVKLTMGTYEVINNKKTFVPFIPGSTIKGAIRNAIRNEYIKKNKINITYDDHKKVKSYNFNGNSYGDLDEAIFYKEDQKRQNEPKKISNDVFRFVEVDDFYPKEYSLKIYRIERIKLSNNKRNGIPFYAISIDSGTFTGNIKIGRSFDNIYKSDKNQFYAISKVFNKLIDIKINDASDHTKNEIINKMLCISGKYYRDILKKEKEHYNDNPDKEVLLIGFGGGIEEKTIINSLDDEQFKKAEHIIKISNKKIKFSGRMPSTAWTINNKKFGVLEVIY; translated from the coding sequence ATGGAGGTTCAACTTAAAGTAAGCTCCCCGGTATTAATAGGCAACGATTATGTAAACGTTACAAATATGATTATAAATAAAGATTCATTGTATATGCTGGATATGGACAAATTAATAGATAACGAGCCAAAAATAGATCAATTGGCTGAATATTTCCTTAGTTATAAATCGTCAGACAAAGATGAATACAGCAAATATAATGAAATAAAACGTTTTTATAATAATATTAATGCAGAAAATTATAAAATAGAGCCTGAAATAAAAGGTGATAAAGAATTTTATGAAGTTATAAATTCCAATGATAATAAGTTCCTCAAAGCCAAAGATGTAAAGTTAACCATGGGCACTTATGAAGTTATTAATAATAAAAAGACATTTGTGCCCTTTATACCAGGTTCTACAATAAAAGGAGCAATAAGAAATGCTATTAGAAATGAATACATAAAGAAAAATAAGATTAATATTACATATGATGACCATAAAAAAGTAAAATCATATAATTTTAATGGCAACAGTTACGGGGATTTAGACGAGGCAATATTTTACAAGGAAGATCAAAAGAGGCAGAATGAGCCCAAGAAAATTTCAAATGACGTATTCAGATTTGTTGAAGTAGATGATTTTTATCCTAAGGAATATTCATTGAAAATATATAGAATTGAAAGAATTAAATTAAGTAACAATAAACGCAATGGCATACCCTTTTATGCTATTTCCATAGATAGTGGCACTTTTACTGGAAATATAAAAATTGGTAGGTCCTTCGATAATATCTATAAAAGTGATAAAAATCAATTCTATGCAATTTCAAAAGTTTTTAATAAATTAATAGACATAAAAATAAATGATGCCTCGGATCATACAAAGAATGAAATAATAAATAAAATGCTTTGTATTTCGGGTAAATATTATAGGGATATTTTGAAAAAAGAGAAAGAACACTATAATGATAATCCGGACAAAGAAGTGTTGCTTATTGGGTTCGGTGGTGGCATAGAGGAAAAAACTATAATAAACTCGCTTGATGATGAACAATTCAAAAAAGCCGAACATATTATAAAAATCAGTAATAAAAAAATAAAATTTAGTGGTAGAATGCCATCTACAGCATGGACGATAAATAATAAAAAATTTGGCGTCTTAGAGGTGATATATTGA